One Rosa chinensis cultivar Old Blush chromosome 5, RchiOBHm-V2, whole genome shotgun sequence genomic region harbors:
- the LOC112165483 gene encoding probable glutathione S-transferase, whose amino-acid sequence MADEVVLLDFWPSPFGMRLRIALAEKGVKYEYKEEDLRNKSPLLLQSNPVHKKIPVLIHNGKAVCESVIALQYIDEVWTNKPLLPSDPYLRSQAKFWADFVDKKIYDLGRKTWTSKGDDQEAAKKEFIDCVKLLEVELGDKPFFGGETLGFVDVALVPFYSWFSVYEKFGNFSIEPECPKFIAWVKRCLEKESVSKSVPDQDKVCDFVVEMRKKLGIE is encoded by the exons ATGGCAGATGAGGTTGTCTTGTTGGACTTCTGGCCCAGCCCATTTGGGATGAGGCTGAGGATAGCTCTGGCCGAGAAAGGCGTCAAGTACGAGTACAAGGAAGAGGACCTGAGGAACAAGAGCCCACTGTTGCTCCAGTCGAACCCGGTTCACAAGAAGATCCCGGTTCTCATTCACAATGGCAAAGCCGTCTGCGAGTCCGTCATTGCTCTTCAGTACATTGACGAGGTTTGGACTAATAAGCCACTCTTGCCCTCTGATCCTTACCTCAGATCCCAAGCCAAGTTCTGGGCTGACTTTGTGGACAAGAAG ATATATGATCTAGGGAGAAAGACATGGACAAGTAAAGGAGATGACCAGGAGGCAGCTAAGAAGGAATTCATTGACTGCGTTAAGTTGCTAGAAGTTGAGCTTGGGGACAAGCCTTTCTTTGGTGGTGAGACCCTCGGATTTGTGGACGTGGCACTTGTTCCTTTCTATTCATGGTTCTCTGTGTATGAGAAATTCGGCAACTTCAGTATTGAACCAGAGTGCCCGAAGTTCATTGCTTGGGTTAAGAGGTGTTTGGAGAAGGAGAGTGTGTCAAAGTCTGTTCCTGACCAGGACAAGGTCTGTGACTTTGTTGTGGAGATGAGGAAGAAGCTTGGAATTGAGTAG